In the genome of Paenibacillus pabuli, one region contains:
- a CDS encoding AraC family transcriptional regulator, whose amino-acid sequence MNTHHEPDRLYEDQNCIIIYVGKLADNPHWSFPTHKHDDLHEIIYVNEGQGSFTIDGIKHSAQKGDLLVYNKGTLHEEKSDPEFPLSTFYCGFRFKQGTRANNDWVIPPGSEPVVRANRYSEEIRSLMQTMFNEFSIREDGYDSISHLLLNAVLLIIDRMSHHQRTASEIVRSNTLAESIKDYLDTNYRQNIKLKDLADQFHIDFYYLIHMYKNCYGTSPYHYLIQRRMGEATRLLVSTKKKVWEISKLVGYENPNYFTILFTKTVGESPRSFRKRNQKDMFDAPFN is encoded by the coding sequence ATGAATACACACCATGAGCCTGACCGACTGTATGAAGATCAAAATTGCATTATTATTTATGTAGGGAAGTTGGCAGACAATCCCCATTGGAGTTTTCCGACCCATAAGCATGATGATTTGCATGAGATTATTTACGTTAATGAAGGACAGGGTTCATTCACGATTGATGGGATCAAGCACTCAGCCCAAAAGGGAGATCTGCTTGTCTATAACAAAGGAACACTTCATGAGGAAAAATCGGATCCGGAATTTCCTTTATCCACCTTTTATTGCGGTTTTCGTTTCAAACAGGGTACCCGTGCCAACAACGATTGGGTTATTCCTCCCGGCAGCGAGCCAGTCGTTCGTGCCAATCGTTATTCGGAAGAGATCCGTTCGTTAATGCAGACCATGTTCAATGAATTTTCAATCCGGGAAGACGGATATGACTCGATTTCCCATCTTCTGCTGAATGCCGTTTTGCTGATTATCGATCGCATGTCCCACCATCAGCGCACAGCAAGCGAGATCGTTCGGAGCAATACCCTCGCCGAAAGCATCAAAGACTATCTGGATACGAACTATCGTCAAAACATTAAACTGAAAGACTTGGCTGACCAATTCCATATTGACTTCTACTACTTGATCCATATGTATAAAAATTGCTATGGCACCTCCCCCTATCATTACCTCATTCAGCGAAGAATGGGAGAAGCGACTCGTCTGTTGGTTTCGACCAAGAAAAAAGTATGGGAAATCTCCAAGTTGGTCGGTTACGAGAATCCGAACTACTTTACAATTCTGTTTACCAAAACGGTCGGTGAATCTCCGAGAAGTTTCCGCAAAAGAAATCAAAAAGACATGTTCGATGCCCCTTTCAACTAA
- a CDS encoding cation diffusion facilitator family transporter, translating into MEQIKYDNLKLGEKGAIISIIAYICLTAIKMIIGYMSNSEALKADGLNNATDIIASIAVLIGLRLAQRPADKDHTYGHWKAETVASLVASFIMMVVGIQVLYEAITSVFQGKSESPDIFAAWTGIFCAAVMYLVYKYNKRLALKIKSQAVMAAAKDNISDAWVSIGTVIGIIGSQFGLPWLDPLTAVAVGFLICKTAWDIFREATHHLTDGFDEELIKEYRSTIANVDGVEAVKDLRARNYGNNAVVDVVILVRSDLDLQKAHDISTNVEDELLREHEVYTVHVHVEPDSDEAPNEALQL; encoded by the coding sequence GTGGAGCAAATAAAGTACGACAACTTAAAATTGGGTGAAAAGGGAGCAATCATCAGTATTATTGCTTATATTTGTTTGACTGCAATCAAAATGATTATCGGTTATATGTCTAATTCTGAAGCGTTGAAAGCCGACGGGTTAAACAATGCTACCGATATTATAGCTTCGATCGCGGTTCTTATCGGTCTGAGACTTGCTCAACGACCTGCTGATAAAGATCATACATACGGACATTGGAAAGCAGAAACCGTTGCCTCACTGGTTGCTTCTTTTATCATGATGGTAGTAGGTATACAAGTGTTATACGAAGCGATTACCTCCGTATTCCAGGGGAAAAGCGAATCTCCGGACATCTTCGCAGCATGGACAGGCATTTTCTGTGCCGCAGTGATGTATCTCGTATACAAATATAACAAAAGACTTGCTTTGAAGATCAAGAGCCAGGCGGTTATGGCAGCTGCAAAAGACAATATCTCTGATGCATGGGTTAGTATAGGGACAGTTATAGGGATTATTGGTTCACAATTCGGCCTACCATGGCTCGATCCATTAACAGCTGTAGCGGTGGGCTTTCTAATATGTAAAACCGCTTGGGACATTTTTCGGGAAGCAACACACCATCTTACAGATGGATTTGACGAAGAGCTTATCAAGGAATACAGGAGTACAATTGCCAATGTAGATGGCGTAGAGGCGGTTAAAGATTTAAGAGCCCGGAATTACGGTAATAATGCCGTTGTCGATGTGGTAATTCTTGTACGATCGGATTTGGATTTACAGAAAGCTCATGATATTTCAACAAATGTAGAAGACGAATTGTTAAGAGAACATGAGGTATACACTGTTCATGTTCATGTTGAACCAGACTCTGATGAAGCCCCTAACGAAGCACTTCAATTATAA
- a CDS encoding YitT family protein, whose translation MNQRNVQKSNKLKIISKVLLIMIGAFITSYGLEAVLIPNNVSDGGVTGLSIVGSQLFGLPLGMLIGIINIPFVWLGYKQIGKSFAIYSIIGIASLAAGTSLMHHVPTIIQGDTLLITVVGGIIIGFGMGLALRNGGALDGIDMLAVLLSRKLPFGTSDLILFLNMFVFIVVSTVFGLQGAILSALAYYIASKVIHIVEEGLSGSKTFKIITNQPEIMVETIRDRLGRGATYTDAYGGYSNEQFKEITCVINRMEESKIKDIIHEIDPNAFIVVYDVAEVKGGNFKKKDIH comes from the coding sequence ATGAATCAAAGGAACGTGCAGAAGTCTAACAAACTGAAAATCATCTCCAAAGTATTATTGATTATGATCGGGGCTTTTATTACCTCATATGGTCTGGAAGCTGTATTGATTCCAAACAATGTATCAGACGGTGGTGTGACCGGTCTTAGTATCGTTGGCTCACAGCTGTTTGGTTTACCTTTAGGGATGCTGATTGGTATCATCAACATTCCATTTGTATGGTTAGGCTATAAACAGATTGGTAAAAGCTTTGCTATTTATTCCATTATAGGTATTGCCTCGCTTGCTGCTGGTACAAGCCTTATGCACCATGTTCCAACAATTATTCAAGGGGATACCTTGTTAATTACCGTCGTGGGCGGGATTATTATCGGTTTTGGTATGGGTTTGGCTTTGCGTAATGGCGGGGCATTGGATGGAATCGATATGCTGGCTGTCCTGCTTTCACGTAAATTACCTTTCGGAACCAGTGATCTAATCTTATTCTTGAACATGTTTGTCTTTATTGTCGTATCAACTGTATTTGGACTGCAAGGGGCGATTCTGTCCGCACTTGCTTATTACATCGCTTCTAAAGTGATACATATCGTTGAAGAAGGTTTGAGCGGGTCCAAAACCTTCAAAATTATTACCAATCAACCGGAGATCATGGTCGAAACGATTCGTGACCGTTTAGGTCGTGGAGCAACCTATACCGATGCTTATGGTGGCTATTCCAATGAACAATTCAAAGAGATTACCTGCGTCATCAACCGTATGGAAGAAAGCAAAATCAAGGATATCATTCACGAAATTGACCCCAATGCTTTTATTGTAGTTTATGATGTAGCCGAAGTTAAGGGTGGCAATTTCAAAAAGAAAGATATTCACTAA
- a CDS encoding MerR family transcriptional regulator produces the protein MHTIGEVAELLGISTHTLRYYEKEQIIIPLRDASGDRRYNESHLKWLQFVIKLKETQMPIAIIKKYASLFQEGEHTAEERLKLLEEHKEAIQQQMHTLQSADQMLENKITAYRVSIGK, from the coding sequence ATGCATACAATCGGTGAAGTGGCTGAACTGCTCGGTATCAGTACCCACACATTGCGTTATTATGAGAAGGAGCAGATTATCATACCGCTCCGTGATGCTAGTGGAGATAGACGATACAACGAATCGCATCTGAAATGGCTGCAATTTGTAATCAAACTAAAAGAGACTCAAATGCCTATTGCTATCATCAAAAAGTACGCATCCTTATTTCAAGAAGGTGAGCATACGGCTGAAGAGCGTTTAAAGTTGCTGGAAGAGCACAAAGAGGCGATTCAACAGCAGATGCACACACTTCAGTCAGCAGATCAGATGCTGGAGAATAAAATTACGGCATATCGAGTATCAATCGGGAAATAA
- a CDS encoding SDR family NAD(P)-dependent oxidoreductase, with amino-acid sequence MKYTVITGASSGIGYEAALAFAARGKHLILAARRSDELEKLKSKITEIDPDLDIVIRTVDLSIAANVHSFYESLQHYSIETWINNAGFGNFASVGEQHLPKIEQMLHLNIEALTILSSLYVRDYAKVEGTQLINISSGGGYTIVADAVTYCATKFYVSAFTEGLAQELKGNQAAMQAKVLAPAATETEFAERAFDLDEFEYEGRVPQFHTAEQMAGFLLELYDSESVVGIVNGLTYEFELKEPIFPYAARAASKPND; translated from the coding sequence ATGAAGTATACAGTGATTACCGGTGCCAGTTCAGGCATTGGCTATGAAGCAGCTTTGGCTTTTGCGGCTCGCGGCAAACATTTGATCCTGGCTGCACGCAGAAGCGACGAACTGGAGAAGTTAAAATCGAAAATAACTGAAATTGATCCTGATCTGGACATTGTCATTCGCACGGTGGATCTGTCCATCGCCGCCAATGTCCATTCATTCTACGAAAGTCTTCAACATTACTCTATCGAGACATGGATTAACAACGCAGGGTTCGGAAACTTTGCTTCAGTTGGTGAACAACATCTACCTAAAATCGAACAGATGCTTCATCTGAATATAGAAGCATTAACCATTCTTTCTTCCCTGTATGTGCGTGATTATGCAAAGGTTGAGGGCACACAGCTCATTAACATTTCTTCAGGTGGTGGATATACGATCGTGGCGGATGCAGTAACCTACTGTGCAACAAAGTTCTATGTAAGTGCCTTTACGGAAGGACTTGCACAAGAATTAAAAGGCAATCAAGCAGCAATGCAAGCAAAAGTACTCGCGCCTGCTGCAACGGAAACGGAATTTGCGGAACGTGCTTTTGATCTGGACGAGTTCGAATATGAGGGCCGTGTTCCCCAATTCCATACAGCAGAACAAATGGCTGGATTTTTGCTTGAATTATATGACAGCGAAAGCGTCGTGGGTATTGTAAATGGATTGACCTATGAGTTTGAATTGAAAGAACCGATCTTTCCGTATGCCGCGAGAGCAGCCTCGAAACCCAACGATTAA
- the nspC gene encoding carboxynorspermidine decarboxylase, which translates to MRFEQLPTPCFVVDEGLIERNLKILNGVMQRTGAKIVLAQKAFSMTTMYPLIGEYLSGATASGLYEARLGHEEMGKENHVFAPAYREDEIDEILSITDHIIFNSFSQLEKFKGKALQAGRKVGLRINPECSTQEGHEIYDPCSPGSRFGAKQEDFRAELLEGVSGLHFHTLCQQNSDDLETTLNAVEEKFGQWLPQMEWINFGGGHHITREDYDIPRLEACIKRMQDKYGLEVYLEPGEAVALNAGFLVTSVLDFHKNGMDIAILDTSATCHMPDVLEMPYRPPLIGSGEAGEKPHLYRLGGQTCLSGDVIGDYSFDQPLKTGDRLVFEDMAIYSMVKTNTFNGMPLPAIAVKRKDGDCEVVREFGYQDFKMRLA; encoded by the coding sequence ATGCGATTTGAGCAATTACCGACGCCATGTTTTGTTGTTGACGAAGGGCTTATCGAGAGAAATCTCAAAATCCTGAACGGTGTCATGCAGCGTACAGGAGCCAAAATCGTGCTGGCTCAGAAGGCATTTTCAATGACCACGATGTATCCGCTTATTGGTGAATACCTGAGTGGTGCAACGGCAAGCGGGCTGTATGAAGCCCGCCTGGGTCATGAGGAGATGGGCAAAGAGAACCATGTCTTTGCCCCGGCCTATCGTGAGGATGAGATCGATGAAATCCTTTCGATTACCGATCATATTATCTTCAATTCATTCTCCCAACTGGAGAAGTTCAAGGGCAAAGCGCTTCAGGCTGGTCGCAAAGTAGGCCTACGTATTAACCCTGAATGCTCGACTCAGGAGGGGCATGAGATTTACGATCCATGTTCTCCTGGTTCAAGGTTCGGTGCAAAGCAAGAAGATTTCCGCGCAGAGCTGCTGGAAGGTGTCTCCGGACTGCATTTCCATACCTTGTGCCAGCAAAATTCAGACGATCTGGAAACGACGCTGAATGCGGTAGAAGAAAAGTTTGGACAATGGCTGCCACAAATGGAATGGATCAACTTCGGCGGTGGACACCACATCACACGCGAGGATTACGATATTCCAAGGCTGGAAGCCTGCATCAAACGCATGCAGGATAAATATGGTCTGGAGGTATATCTGGAGCCGGGCGAAGCGGTTGCGCTGAACGCGGGCTTCCTAGTGACTTCTGTGCTCGATTTCCACAAGAACGGTATGGACATTGCCATTCTGGATACCTCGGCCACATGCCACATGCCGGACGTGCTGGAAATGCCGTATCGCCCACCGCTGATCGGTTCGGGAGAAGCGGGAGAAAAACCTCACCTGTATCGTCTGGGTGGGCAAACTTGTCTGTCGGGTGATGTAATCGGCGATTATTCGTTTGACCAACCGCTCAAAACGGGTGACAGATTGGTATTTGAGGACATGGCGATCTACTCCATGGTCAAAACCAATACATTTAACGGCATGCCGCTGCCGGCCATCGCAGTGAAAAGAAAAGATGGCGATTGCGAAGTAGTTCGCGAGTTCGGCTATCAGGATTTCAAAATGAGATTGGCTTAA